The Enterobacter kobei genome has a segment encoding these proteins:
- the pcaF gene encoding 3-oxoadipyl-CoA thiolase, which translates to MRDAFICDGVRTPVGRYAGALSAVRTDDLGAVPLRALLDRYPQLDLERIDDVIFGCANQAGEDNRNVARMSALLAGLPQTVSGTTINRLCGSGLDAIGFAARAIKAGDGDLLMAGGVESMSRAPFVMGKATAAFQRQAEIFDTTIGWRFVNPLMHQQFGTDSMPETAENVAELLNVSRADQDAFALRSQQRTALAQQNGILAQEIVPVRVPGKKGTVTEFSVDEHPRAETTLEQLSGLKTPFRKNGVVTAGNASGVNDGAAALIIASEKMALAQGLIPRTRIVAMATAGVEPRLMGLGPVPATRRVLERAGLSINDMDVIELNEAFAAQALGVLRQLGLPDDAAHVNPNGGAIALGHPLGMSGARLALAASNELHRRNGRYALCTMCIGVGQGIAMILERV; encoded by the coding sequence ATGCGTGACGCATTTATTTGTGATGGCGTTCGAACGCCAGTGGGGCGCTACGCCGGCGCGCTTTCTGCCGTGCGAACGGACGATCTCGGTGCCGTACCGCTGCGTGCGCTGCTGGACCGCTACCCGCAGCTCGACCTGGAACGGATTGATGATGTGATTTTCGGGTGCGCCAACCAGGCGGGGGAAGATAACCGCAACGTGGCGCGAATGTCGGCGCTGCTGGCCGGATTGCCGCAGACGGTATCCGGAACCACCATTAACCGCCTGTGCGGCTCGGGTCTGGACGCAATAGGCTTCGCTGCTCGCGCTATTAAAGCAGGTGATGGCGACCTGCTGATGGCGGGCGGCGTCGAGTCCATGTCCCGCGCACCGTTTGTGATGGGGAAAGCCACCGCCGCGTTTCAGCGCCAGGCGGAGATCTTTGATACCACCATCGGCTGGCGATTTGTGAATCCGCTCATGCATCAGCAATTCGGAACTGACAGTATGCCGGAAACGGCAGAGAATGTAGCTGAATTGTTAAATGTCAGCCGTGCCGATCAGGACGCGTTCGCGCTGCGCAGCCAGCAACGAACCGCTCTGGCGCAACAGAACGGCATTCTGGCGCAGGAAATCGTGCCGGTACGGGTACCGGGTAAAAAAGGGACGGTCACCGAATTCAGCGTGGATGAACATCCGCGCGCAGAGACCACGCTCGAACAGCTTTCCGGGCTGAAAACGCCGTTCCGTAAGAACGGGGTGGTGACGGCGGGGAATGCGTCCGGCGTCAACGACGGTGCGGCGGCGTTAATCATCGCCAGCGAGAAAATGGCGCTGGCGCAGGGATTAATCCCCCGCACGCGGATCGTGGCGATGGCAACGGCAGGCGTGGAGCCACGTTTAATGGGGCTCGGACCGGTGCCTGCCACCCGCCGGGTGCTGGAGCGTGCCGGTCTCAGCATCAACGATATGGACGTCATCGAACTCAACGAAGCCTTCGCCGCGCAGGCGCTGGGCGTCCTGCGTCAGCTGGGTTTGCCGGATGATGCCGCGCACGTTAACCCGAACGGCGGCGCGATTGCGCTGGGCCATCCGCTGGGAATGAGCGGGGCCAGACTGGCGCTGGCCGCGAGTAATGAATTGCATCGACGCAACGGGCGCTACGCGCTCTGTACGATGTGCATCGGTGTGGGTCAGGGCATTGCCATGATCCTTGAGCGTGTTTGA
- the paaY gene encoding phenylacetic acid degradation protein PaaY translates to MPVYQIDGLTPVVPDESYVHPTAVLIGDVILGKGVYVGPNASLRGDFGRIVVKDGANIQDNCVMHGFPEQDTVVEEDGHIGHSAILHGCVIRRNALVGMNAVVMDGAVIGENSIVGAAAFVKAKAEMPANHLIIGSPAKAIRELSEQELAWKQQGTREYQVLVERCKLTMHQVEPLREVEPDRKRLTFDENLRPKSAV, encoded by the coding sequence ATGCCTGTTTATCAAATTGACGGTCTGACGCCGGTGGTGCCTGACGAGAGCTACGTCCACCCAACGGCGGTGCTGATTGGGGACGTGATTCTGGGTAAAGGCGTTTATGTCGGCCCTAACGCCAGCCTGCGCGGTGATTTTGGCCGCATTGTGGTGAAAGATGGCGCCAACATTCAGGATAACTGCGTCATGCACGGCTTCCCGGAGCAGGACACGGTGGTGGAGGAGGACGGGCATATCGGCCACAGTGCCATTCTCCACGGGTGCGTGATCCGCCGTAACGCGCTGGTGGGCATGAACGCGGTGGTAATGGATGGGGCGGTCATCGGTGAAAACAGCATCGTCGGAGCGGCGGCGTTCGTGAAGGCGAAAGCGGAGATGCCCGCTAACCATTTGATTATCGGCAGTCCGGCCAAAGCGATCCGCGAGCTGAGTGAGCAGGAACTGGCCTGGAAGCAGCAGGGCACGCGGGAGTATCAGGTGCTGGTAGAGCGCTGCAAGCTGACGATGCACCAGGTCGAGCCGCTGCGCGAGGTTGAGCCTGACCGGAAGCGACTGACGTTTGATGAGAATTTAAGGCCGAAGTCGGCGGTGTAG
- the paaI gene encoding hydroxyphenylacetyl-CoA thioesterase PaaI, which translates to MSHNAWHNARTMYEKDACAQAMGMDIVDMDEGYAVVTMTITPQMLNGHKTCHGGQLFSLADTAFAYACNSQGLAAVASGCSIDFLRPGFAGDKLTATARVMHQGKLTGVYDIEIQNQQQKTVALFRGKSHRIGGTVTGEA; encoded by the coding sequence ATGAGTCATAACGCCTGGCATAACGCCCGCACGATGTACGAAAAGGACGCCTGCGCGCAGGCGATGGGGATGGACATTGTCGATATGGACGAGGGCTACGCGGTGGTGACCATGACCATCACCCCGCAGATGCTCAACGGCCACAAAACCTGTCACGGCGGCCAACTTTTTTCGCTGGCAGACACCGCCTTTGCCTACGCCTGCAACAGCCAGGGGCTGGCGGCGGTGGCCTCCGGCTGCTCGATCGATTTTCTGCGTCCGGGCTTTGCCGGAGATAAGCTCACCGCCACCGCGCGGGTGATGCATCAGGGCAAACTGACCGGCGTGTACGACATTGAAATTCAGAACCAGCAACAGAAAACCGTCGCCCTGTTCCGCGGAAAATCACACCGCATCGGCGGCACTGTCACAGGAGAGGCCTGA
- the paaX gene encoding phenylacetic acid degradation operon negative regulatory protein PaaX, producing the protein MNHMNKLDAFIQHAVSSVPVSGTSLISSLYGDALSHRGGEIWLGSLAALLEGMGFGERFVRTALFRLNKEGWLDVSRIGRRSFYRLSDKGLRLTRRAENKIYRAELPAWDGKWLLLLSEGLDKTTLADVKKQLIWQGFGTLAPSLMASPSQHLADVQSLLHDAGVAENVIFFEAHSPLALSRAALRSRVEECWQLTEQNAMYESFITSFRPLLPLLKEAAPEELTPERCFQIQLLLIHFYRRVVLKDPLLPEELLPAHWAGQSARQLCINIYQRVAPGALAFVSEKGETSVGELPVPGTLYYQRFGGLSSA; encoded by the coding sequence ATGAATCACATGAATAAACTCGATGCCTTTATCCAGCACGCGGTTAGCTCGGTTCCCGTTAGCGGAACGTCGCTTATCTCCTCATTATACGGTGACGCGCTTTCACATCGCGGCGGCGAGATTTGGCTTGGCAGCCTCGCCGCCTTACTGGAAGGCATGGGGTTTGGCGAGCGCTTCGTGCGCACCGCGCTGTTTCGCCTCAACAAAGAGGGCTGGCTGGACGTCTCGCGCATCGGGCGTCGCAGCTTTTACCGCCTGAGCGATAAAGGGCTGCGCCTGACCCGTCGCGCGGAGAATAAGATTTACCGCGCCGAACTGCCCGCCTGGGACGGAAAATGGCTGTTACTGCTCTCCGAAGGGCTGGACAAAACCACCCTTGCCGACGTCAAAAAGCAGCTGATTTGGCAGGGGTTTGGCACGCTGGCGCCGAGCCTGATGGCCTCGCCGTCGCAGCATCTGGCGGATGTACAATCTCTGCTTCACGATGCTGGCGTGGCGGAGAACGTCATTTTCTTTGAAGCCCACTCGCCGCTGGCGCTCTCCCGCGCGGCGCTGCGTTCACGGGTAGAAGAGTGCTGGCAGCTAACCGAGCAAAACGCGATGTATGAGTCGTTTATTACTTCGTTCCGGCCGCTTCTGCCGCTGTTAAAAGAGGCCGCGCCGGAGGAGCTTACGCCGGAACGGTGCTTCCAGATCCAGCTGCTGCTGATTCACTTTTATCGTCGTGTGGTGCTAAAAGACCCGCTGTTGCCGGAGGAGTTACTGCCTGCGCACTGGGCGGGACAAAGCGCCCGACAGCTCTGCATCAATATCTATCAGCGTGTTGCACCGGGGGCGCTGGCGTTTGTCAGCGAGAAGGGGGAAACCTCCGTCGGCGAACTGCCCGTGCCCGGCACGCTCTACTATCAACGCTTTGGTGGTCTTTCAAGCGCATAA
- a CDS encoding DUF5677 domain-containing protein — translation MFKELIEQSLNEAKAARAALNKVNGVVVGKMHNPDQGLYLANYANLLMNRQIDIFDDALLLLENERYQTACVVSRGMIETHAFSRLLNKKVEKILTNQSGRESVDKALDVILGFTNSSRFKKSEQEKIQKGVFDPNDYMFTEETKHRFENLLAVSQHVMNALRDLYEDEMKQTKGRESDFELTYDILSEYVHPSQTSIYQYYTPETHLVPTSVGNIHAYESAQIQCARALHFILDAKNQHYWSSQLADEMTKRGKQ, via the coding sequence ATGTTTAAAGAACTTATAGAGCAGAGCCTAAACGAGGCAAAAGCCGCCAGAGCTGCGCTGAACAAGGTTAACGGTGTAGTTGTCGGAAAGATGCATAATCCTGATCAGGGGTTGTATCTCGCTAACTATGCAAATTTGCTAATGAACAGGCAGATAGATATCTTTGATGATGCGCTTCTCCTCCTCGAAAACGAACGATACCAAACCGCTTGTGTCGTTAGCCGGGGGATGATTGAAACACATGCTTTCTCACGACTCTTAAACAAGAAAGTGGAGAAGATCCTGACGAACCAAAGCGGCCGCGAAAGTGTAGATAAAGCTCTCGATGTCATCCTGGGCTTTACGAACAGTTCCCGATTTAAAAAGTCAGAGCAAGAAAAGATTCAGAAAGGAGTATTTGACCCTAACGACTACATGTTTACTGAAGAGACTAAGCATCGTTTTGAAAACCTACTTGCTGTCAGTCAGCATGTGATGAATGCTTTACGCGATCTCTATGAAGATGAGATGAAACAGACTAAGGGGAGAGAAAGCGATTTTGAACTGACGTATGACATACTTAGCGAATATGTTCATCCTTCACAAACGAGCATCTACCAATACTACACACCTGAAACCCACTTAGTTCCTACTTCAGTTGGTAATATCCATGCTTATGAGTCTGCTCAGATACAGTGCGCGAGAGCGCTACACTTCATATTAGATGCGAAGAATCAACATTATTGGTCTTCACAGTTAGCAGATGAGATGACTAAACGTGGTAAACAGTAA
- a CDS encoding SMI1/KNR4 family protein: protein MKQLWEKLEVILQDRDPEVLIDLAPPATDEEIVALEQALSVILPADFVAFMKIHNGQRGMSHGLFDDCEFLSTSRILQEWRVWKDLLDGGDFDGAESCPQSGIRSEWWNPSWIPFTYNGAGDHLCLDLAPTDAGIRGQIITLWHDDGERRKQADSFSDWLRQYVEQM, encoded by the coding sequence ATGAAGCAACTATGGGAAAAACTGGAAGTCATTCTGCAAGACCGCGACCCTGAGGTATTAATAGATCTTGCACCTCCGGCCACAGATGAAGAAATCGTCGCGTTAGAGCAGGCCCTGAGTGTAATCTTGCCAGCCGATTTTGTAGCCTTCATGAAAATTCACAATGGTCAGCGTGGTATGAGCCATGGATTATTTGATGATTGCGAATTCTTATCCACTTCACGCATTTTGCAGGAGTGGCGTGTCTGGAAAGATTTACTTGATGGTGGCGATTTTGATGGAGCTGAGTCGTGTCCGCAAAGTGGTATTCGTTCGGAATGGTGGAATCCCTCCTGGATCCCGTTTACTTACAATGGAGCGGGCGATCATCTTTGTCTTGACCTTGCCCCGACTGACGCTGGGATTCGCGGGCAGATTATCACGCTCTGGCATGATGATGGGGAGCGTAGAAAACAAGCGGACAGTTTCAGTGATTGGCTCAGACAGTATGTAGAGCAAATGTAG
- the paaH gene encoding 3-hydroxyacyl-CoA dehydrogenase PaaH has product MLNIRTVAVIGSGTMGAGIAEVAASHGHQVLLYDIAEDAISRAIDGIRQRLASRVTRGKLSADASAQILARLLPVTDITALSAAELVIEAASERLEVKKALFAQLAEICPPQTLLTSNTSSISVTAIAADVNHPERVAGLHFFNPAPVMKLVEVVSGLATSAEVADALCELALNWGKQPVRCQSTPGFIVNRVARPFYSEAWRALEEQVAPPEVIDAALREGGGFPMGPLELTDLIGQDVNFAVTCSVFNAFWQERRFLPSLVQQELVLAGRLGKKSGKGVYDWQGEKPVVQWVETVNDSYSPMRVEKRRDGVTEIDDVYLVETQGETAQALALRLNGPVVVMDRIERDVAVIAAAASNPHTATQKAIRYLQQQGHRVVQIADYPGLLVWRTLAMIANEALDALQKGVASEKDIDTAMRLGVNYPSGPIAWGERLGWQRLLTLLENLQRHYGEERYRPCSLLRQRALLESSYES; this is encoded by the coding sequence ATGCTGAACATACGCACGGTCGCCGTGATTGGCAGCGGCACGATGGGCGCGGGCATTGCCGAAGTTGCCGCCAGCCACGGCCATCAGGTTCTGCTTTATGACATCGCCGAAGATGCGATTTCACGCGCCATCGACGGGATTCGCCAGCGTCTGGCTTCCCGGGTAACGCGCGGAAAGCTCTCCGCCGATGCCAGCGCCCAGATCCTGGCCCGACTGCTTCCGGTGACGGATATCACCGCGCTTTCCGCGGCCGAACTGGTGATTGAAGCGGCCTCCGAACGGCTGGAGGTGAAAAAGGCGTTGTTTGCGCAGCTGGCGGAGATCTGTCCGCCCCAGACGCTGCTGACCAGCAACACATCGTCCATTTCCGTCACGGCGATTGCGGCAGACGTGAATCATCCGGAGCGCGTGGCGGGGCTGCACTTCTTTAACCCCGCGCCGGTGATGAAGCTGGTGGAGGTGGTCAGCGGGCTGGCGACCTCTGCGGAAGTGGCAGACGCGCTGTGTGAACTGGCGCTGAACTGGGGTAAACAACCCGTTCGCTGCCAGTCAACGCCTGGGTTCATCGTCAACCGCGTCGCGCGCCCGTTTTATTCCGAAGCCTGGCGTGCGCTTGAAGAGCAGGTCGCCCCACCGGAGGTGATTGACGCTGCGCTGCGCGAGGGCGGCGGTTTTCCGATGGGGCCGCTGGAGCTGACCGACCTGATTGGTCAGGACGTCAACTTTGCGGTGACCTGCTCGGTGTTTAACGCCTTCTGGCAGGAGCGTCGTTTCCTGCCTTCGCTGGTGCAGCAGGAGCTGGTGCTGGCCGGAAGGCTGGGTAAAAAGAGCGGAAAAGGGGTTTACGACTGGCAGGGGGAGAAACCCGTCGTGCAGTGGGTTGAGACCGTAAATGACAGCTACAGCCCGATGCGCGTGGAAAAAAGACGTGACGGTGTCACAGAAATTGATGATGTGTATCTGGTTGAAACGCAGGGGGAAACCGCTCAGGCACTGGCGCTGCGCCTCAACGGCCCGGTAGTGGTGATGGACCGTATTGAGCGTGACGTGGCGGTGATTGCGGCGGCCGCCAGCAACCCGCACACCGCGACGCAAAAAGCCATCCGCTACCTGCAACAGCAGGGGCACCGGGTGGTGCAAATTGCCGATTATCCCGGTCTGCTGGTCTGGCGCACGCTGGCAATGATTGCTAACGAAGCGCTGGATGCCCTGCAAAAGGGGGTCGCCAGCGAGAAGGATATCGACACCGCCATGCGTCTGGGCGTGAACTACCCGAGCGGCCCGATCGCGTGGGGCGAGCGTCTGGGCTGGCAGCGCCTGCTGACCCTGCTGGAGAACCTGCAACGACATTACGGCGAAGAACGTTATCGCCCCTGTTCACTGCTGCGCCAGCGGGCGCTTCTGGAGAGTAGCTATGAGTCATAA
- the paaK gene encoding phenylacetate--CoA ligase PaaK, which translates to MTNTTKLDPIETASLDELQALQTERLKWTLHHAYNNVPMYKRKFDAAGVHPDDFNELADIRKFPCTTKQDLRDNYPFDTFAVPMEQVVRIHASSGTTGKPTVVGYTQGDIDNWANLVARSLRAAGGSAKDKIHVAYGYGLFTGGLGAHYGAERLGATVIPMSGGQTEKQAQLIRDFQPDMIMVTPSYCLNLIEELERQMGGDASTCSLRVGVFGAEPWTQAMRREIEKRLGITALDIYGLSEVMGPGVAMECIETADGPTIWEDHFYPEIVNPNDGTPLNDGEQGELLFTTLTKEALPVIRYRTRDLTRLLPGTARTMRRMDRISGRSDDMLIIRGVNVFPSQLEEEIVKFEHLSPHYQLEVNRRGHLDSLSVKVELKESSLTLTHEQRCQVCHQLRHRIKSMVGISTDVMIVNCGSIPRSEGKACRVFDLRKVAANG; encoded by the coding sequence ATGACAAATACAACAAAGCTTGATCCGATTGAAACAGCCTCCCTTGACGAGTTACAGGCGCTGCAGACTGAGCGTCTGAAATGGACGCTGCATCACGCCTACAACAACGTGCCGATGTACAAACGCAAGTTTGACGCCGCGGGCGTTCACCCTGACGATTTCAACGAGCTGGCGGATATCCGCAAATTCCCGTGCACCACCAAGCAGGACCTGCGGGATAACTATCCGTTTGATACGTTTGCCGTGCCGATGGAGCAGGTGGTGCGCATTCACGCATCGTCCGGTACCACCGGCAAACCGACCGTTGTCGGCTACACGCAGGGCGACATTGACAACTGGGCCAACCTGGTGGCCCGTTCCCTGCGCGCCGCGGGCGGTAGTGCGAAGGACAAAATTCACGTGGCGTATGGCTATGGTCTGTTTACCGGCGGGCTGGGCGCACATTACGGTGCCGAGCGCTTAGGGGCGACGGTGATCCCGATGTCCGGCGGCCAGACGGAGAAACAGGCGCAGCTGATCCGTGATTTCCAGCCGGACATGATCATGGTGACGCCATCCTATTGCCTCAACCTGATTGAGGAGCTGGAACGTCAGATGGGCGGCGATGCCAGCACCTGTTCCCTGCGCGTGGGGGTATTCGGCGCCGAGCCGTGGACACAGGCCATGCGCCGTGAAATCGAAAAACGCCTGGGGATTACGGCGCTGGACATTTACGGCCTCTCCGAAGTGATGGGGCCGGGTGTGGCGATGGAGTGTATTGAAACCGCCGACGGTCCGACCATCTGGGAAGATCATTTCTATCCGGAGATCGTCAACCCGAACGACGGCACGCCGCTGAACGACGGCGAGCAGGGCGAACTGCTGTTCACCACGCTCACTAAAGAGGCGCTGCCGGTGATCCGCTACCGCACCCGCGACCTGACGCGTCTGCTGCCCGGCACCGCCCGTACCATGCGCCGCATGGACCGGATCAGCGGTCGCAGCGACGATATGCTGATCATCCGCGGCGTCAACGTCTTCCCGTCACAGCTGGAAGAGGAGATTGTGAAGTTTGAACATCTCTCACCCCACTACCAGCTGGAGGTGAACCGTCGCGGACATCTTGATTCACTTTCCGTGAAGGTGGAGCTGAAAGAGAGCAGCTTAACGCTGACCCACGAGCAGCGTTGCCAGGTGTGCCACCAGCTGCGTCATCGCATTAAATCGATGGTGGGGATTTCCACCGATGTGATGATAGTCAACTGCGGCAGCATCCCGCGTTCAGAGGGCAAGGCCTGTCGGGTGTTTGATTTGCGTAAAGTCGCGGCCAACGGTTGA